In Nilaparvata lugens isolate BPH unplaced genomic scaffold, ASM1435652v1 scaffold6147, whole genome shotgun sequence, a single genomic region encodes these proteins:
- the LOC120356202 gene encoding uncharacterized protein LOC120356202, with product MIECQFFVIGERILTCGSTCCRGEFFFSTCSMLSLARAWNRERNVCYINRSDERKIIIHIRARFEYTSRIMSSPSSSYILPDSPPQRILNYWQRKAALTAESTAAAPVPSPLSVEPASPRGEIIIPDSPLQRLAPAATWAPRRAVLTTVTNKQKQAKKRLLFEEPEVSGDEDESIFSQTKKRAGMEDNSSMVPLLEEVQQAGDELDFVQLFNQAQLKPWIPQRELKERTPYPIVAVREQMNIHGHHIILKIVNAGSE from the exons atgattgagtgtcagttttttgtaataggagagagaatacttacaTGTGGGAGCACGTGCTGTAGaggggaattttttttttcgacTTGTAGCATGCTCTCGCTCGCacgagcctggaacagagagagaaacgtatgctatataaacagaagtgatgagaggaaaattatcattcacaTCAGAGCCAGATTTGAGTATACTTCACGCATCATGAGTTCTCCATCATCTTCATACATCTTACCAGATAGCCCACCGCAGCGCATCCTCAACTACTGGCAGCGGAAAGCTGCCCTCACTGCTGAGTCGACCGCTGCTGCACCCGTCCCCTCACCGCTCAGCGTGGAACCAGCATCACCACGCGGGGAGATTATCATCCCAGACAGCCCTCTTCAACGTCTAGCTCCAGCTGCTACCTGGGCACCGCGGCGAGCGGTGCTGACAACAGTGACCAACAAGCAGAAGCAGGCGAAGAAGAGGCTGCTGTTTGAGGAGCCTGAAGTTAGCGGGGATGAGGACGAGTCAATCTTctcacaaacaaag aaacgtgctgGTATGGAGGACAACTCCTCCATGGTTCCACTACTAGAGGAGGTGCAGCAAGCGGGGGATGAATTGGACTTTGTGCAACTATTCAACCAGGCTCAGCTGAAACCATGGATCCCACAGAGGGAATTGAAGGAGCGCACTCCCTACCCCATAGTTGCCGTGAGGGAGCAAATGAACATCCATGGCCATcacataattttaaaaattgttaatgcAGGAAGTGAAT